The following are encoded together in the Lactuca sativa cultivar Salinas chromosome 1, Lsat_Salinas_v11, whole genome shotgun sequence genome:
- the LOC111876214 gene encoding polyadenylate-binding protein RBP47: MQSATNGGGSDPQQQTQNSTQPAVVATTTTTAAAPPVVGVGPQQQQWVAMQYPAAAMVMQHQMMAPSPGHYSMAPHYVPYHPHHLHHPVAQQPQQGSGGGGGENRTIWVGDLHNWMDEDYLRNCFASTGEVASIKVIRNKQTGFSEGYGFVEFFSHSAAEKVLQSYTCLAMPNTEQLQLFRLNWATFSMGDKRSNNGSDLSIFVGDLAADVTDTLLHETFANKYPSVKAAKVVIDANTGRSKGYGFVRFGDDSERTQAMTEMNGTYCSSRPMRIGAATPRKSSGYQQQYGSQGGYMSNGGSQSDGDSNNTTIFVGGLDPTVSDEDLRQPFSQYGDIVSVKIPIGKGCGFVQFANRNNAEEALQKLNGTTIGKQTVRLSWGRNPANKQMRNEFGNQWAGAYYGGHMYDGYEYAMTPPHDPGMYAAAYGAYPMYGIHQQQVS, encoded by the exons ATGCAATCAGCTACTAACGGTGGTGGCTCTGATCCGCAGCAACAAACCCAGAACAGTACTCAGCCTGCGGTGGTGGCGACGACAACGACGACAGCGGCGGCTCCACCGGTTGTAGGGGTTGGGCCACAACAGCAACAGTGGGTGGCGATGCAGTACCCAGCGGCGGCGATGGTAATGCAGCACCAAATGATGGCGCCGTCTCCGGGGCATTACTCGATGGCCCCACACTACGTCCCCTACCATCCCCACCACCTCCACCATCCGGTGGCACAACAGCCGCAGCAGGGATCAGGTGGCGGCGGCGGAGAGAACAGAACCATCTGGGTCGGTGACCTTCATAATTGGATGGATGAGGATTACCTGCGTAACTGCTTTGCTTCCACCGGCGAg GTTGCTTCAATCAAAGTGATTAGAAATAAGCAGACAGGTTTCTCAGAGGGATATGGATTTGTGGAGTTTTTTTCACATAGTGCAGCGGAAAAGGTTTTGCAGAGCTATACATGCCTTGCTATGCCGAATACAGAACAACTACAACTATTCCGATTGAACTGGGCGACATTTAGCATGGGAGATAAGCGGTCAAACAATGGTTCTGATCTTTCGATATTTGTAGGAGATTTAGCTGCGGATGTAACTGATACTTTATTGCATGAAACTTTTGCTAATAAATATCCATCGGTTAAAGCTGCGAAAGTGGTCATAGATGCAAACACTGGTAGATCCAAAGGGTATGGTTTTGTAAGGTTTGGAGATGATAGTGAGAGGACTCAAGCCATGACTGAAATGAATGGGACATACTGTTCAAGTAGGCCCATGCGTATTGGTGCTGCTACCCCACGAAAATCGTCTGGTTATCAACAACAATATGGCTCACAAG GTGGTTATATGTCAAATGGTGGCTCTCAATCTGATGGAGATTCTAATAATACAACG ATTTTTGTTGGAGGGCTTGACCCTACTGTAAGCGATGAGGATCTTAGGCAGCCTTTCTCCCAGTATGGTGACATAGTTTCAGTTAAAATACCCATTGGAAAAGGATGCGGGTTTGTACAATTCGCCAATAG AAATAATGCGGAGGAGGCACTGCAGAAACTAAATGGCACAACAATTGGGAAGCAAACTGTGCGACTTTCTTGGGGACGTAACCCTGCAAATAAGCAG ATGAGAAATGAGTTTGGGAACCAGTGGGCGGGAGCATATTATGGGGGGCACATGTATGATGGATACGAGTATGCCATGACACCACCTCATGACCCGGGAATGTATGCTGCAGCATATGGGGCTTATCCGATGTATGGCATTCATCAACAACAAGTAAGCTAA